One stretch of Armatimonadota bacterium DNA includes these proteins:
- a CDS encoding thiolase family protein, which produces MRFERVFIPYGGYWSTPFVRWQGSFAHLHPIPFAAEIARRALGDRGILPTAFDGLRLGMTVPAKHAFFGAPWLAGLLGAERLTGPTTSQACATAARVVADAAAEIEVGGAQAILAITCDRTSNGPHVYYPNPLGPGGKGESEDWVWDNFFLDPYARNAQIETAERVAREHGFTRKAQEELTLLRYAQYQAALADDAAFQRRYMVTPIEVPDPSGRKLLATVTGDEGIHPTTAEGLARLAPVLPEGTVTYGTQTHPADGNCGMMVATRERARELSRDPGIPVRLVAFAQARVRKGYMPEATAEAAKRVLAVADLNVRDLRALKTHNPFAVNDLYFAKALGIPPERFNNYGSSLVYGHPQAPTGMRLLMELIEELVLVGGGYGLFSGCAAGDSAAALLLQVG; this is translated from the coding sequence GTGCGGTTCGAGCGGGTGTTCATCCCGTACGGCGGCTACTGGTCCACGCCCTTCGTCCGGTGGCAAGGGAGCTTCGCCCACCTCCACCCCATCCCGTTCGCCGCGGAGATCGCCCGGCGGGCCCTGGGGGACCGGGGGATCCTTCCCACGGCCTTCGACGGGCTCCGCCTCGGCATGACCGTACCGGCCAAACACGCTTTCTTCGGGGCTCCGTGGCTCGCTGGGCTATTGGGGGCCGAGCGCTTAACGGGGCCCACCACCAGCCAGGCCTGCGCCACCGCCGCGCGGGTCGTGGCGGACGCGGCCGCGGAGATCGAGGTGGGCGGAGCTCAAGCCATCCTGGCCATCACCTGCGACCGGACCAGCAACGGACCCCACGTCTACTATCCGAACCCCCTGGGCCCCGGAGGGAAAGGGGAGAGCGAGGACTGGGTCTGGGACAACTTCTTTCTGGATCCCTACGCTCGCAATGCCCAGATCGAGACCGCGGAGCGGGTGGCCCGGGAGCATGGGTTCACCCGGAAGGCCCAGGAGGAGCTCACCTTGCTCCGGTACGCGCAGTATCAGGCTGCCCTCGCGGACGATGCCGCCTTCCAGCGGCGCTACATGGTAACTCCCATCGAGGTACCGGATCCTTCGGGGCGGAAGCTCCTCGCCACGGTGACGGGGGACGAGGGCATCCACCCCACCACCGCGGAAGGACTCGCCCGCCTTGCGCCCGTGCTCCCGGAAGGGACGGTGACCTACGGGACCCAGACCCACCCCGCGGACGGGAACTGCGGCATGATGGTGGCCACCCGGGAGCGGGCCAGGGAGCTCAGCCGGGACCCTGGGATCCCGGTGCGGCTCGTGGCCTTCGCACAAGCCCGGGTACGAAAGGGGTACATGCCTGAGGCCACCGCGGAGGCGGCGAAGCGGGTCCTCGCGGTGGCCGATCTGAACGTCCGGGACCTGCGGGCCCTCAAGACCCACAACCCCTTCGCGGTCAACGACCTCTACTTCGCGAAAGCCCTGGGGATCCCGCCGGAGCGCTTCAACAACTACGGCAGCTCCCTGGTGTACGGACACCCGCAGGCCCCTACGGGCATGCGGCTCCTCATGGAGCTCATCGAAGAGCTGGTGCTCGTGGGCGGCGGGTACGGCCTGTTCTCCGGCTGCGCGGCCGGGGATAGCGCCGCCGCCCTCCTCCTCCAGGTCGGCTGA
- a CDS encoding heme lyase CcmF/NrfE family subunit, translated as METIAAAPPSGRRWPGVVAAVSTGAGLVAILWSLRGEGLALVGSAAVWIALGSTLYAIAALLYGLKRSLPAWTASGLNAALTPALFLSVALLALLVALVTHDFTLVYVVRNSSLDTPLLYRLSGLWGGQAGSLLFWTWMLSAFSALAQLRHRRTDPVLLPYAILVLSTVLAFFLLLVAAFENPFRTFEVPPPDGRGLNPLLLDPGMVVHPPLLYLGFVGFSVPYAFAMAALLTGRLDREWIVATRSWTLFAWAALSAGILAGGWWAYRVLGWGGYWGWDPVENASLLPWLLGTAYLHSALLQERAGIFAAWNMVLVILTFAMSQLGTFLTRTGLVASVHTFAQSEIATPFLVYLGGLLGASSGLAAWRWDRLRDRAVTLSLASREGAFLFNNVLFLGFAFAVLLGTLFPVLSEAVQGVQVFVGPPYFRQVSGPVGIALLTLMGIATLLPWRRGTRKTLLRFRFPLAALLAAGISAGVLLRRPGVVAALAAVAFTAAATLQEYHRGASARTARGEPYLAALWRLFQGRRYGGYLVHLAVLVMAVGIVGSHAYVREREATVRPGEEFRIGRYEITYRGLGTEEAPGVQRTWAELEVREGKRTAVLRPLRLYHPRWDQSTSRPAIRSTFREDLYVVLEAFESTGRVTLRAWVNPMVRWIWAGGVLFLIGTLITARPGIRRNGG; from the coding sequence ATGGAAACGATCGCGGCCGCACCGCCCTCGGGCCGGCGGTGGCCGGGGGTGGTCGCGGCCGTTTCGACGGGTGCGGGGCTGGTGGCAATCCTCTGGAGCCTCCGGGGGGAAGGCCTTGCCCTAGTCGGATCCGCCGCGGTCTGGATCGCTCTGGGAAGCACCCTTTACGCCATTGCGGCCCTGCTCTACGGGTTGAAGCGCTCTCTGCCGGCCTGGACCGCAAGCGGTCTCAACGCGGCTCTCACGCCCGCCCTCTTCCTCTCGGTGGCGCTCCTGGCCCTTCTCGTGGCCCTGGTCACGCACGACTTCACCCTGGTCTACGTGGTCCGCAACAGCAGCCTCGACACCCCGCTCCTGTACCGGCTGAGCGGCCTGTGGGGCGGGCAGGCGGGCTCCCTGCTGTTCTGGACCTGGATGCTGAGCGCGTTCTCGGCCCTGGCGCAGCTGCGTCACCGCCGTACGGATCCGGTCCTGCTGCCCTACGCGATCCTGGTGCTGTCCACCGTCCTGGCCTTCTTCCTGCTGCTCGTGGCCGCCTTTGAGAACCCTTTCCGTACCTTCGAGGTCCCGCCTCCCGACGGTCGCGGCCTGAATCCCCTCCTCCTGGATCCCGGGATGGTGGTGCACCCCCCCCTTCTGTACCTCGGCTTCGTGGGCTTCTCGGTCCCCTACGCCTTCGCCATGGCGGCCCTCCTCACGGGGCGCCTGGACAGGGAATGGATCGTGGCCACCCGAAGCTGGACCCTGTTTGCCTGGGCGGCCCTCAGCGCGGGGATCCTGGCCGGCGGATGGTGGGCGTACCGGGTGCTGGGATGGGGCGGGTACTGGGGATGGGACCCTGTGGAGAACGCGTCCCTCCTGCCTTGGCTTCTGGGAACCGCCTATCTCCACTCCGCCCTCCTCCAGGAGCGGGCGGGGATCTTCGCCGCGTGGAACATGGTCCTGGTGATCCTCACCTTTGCCATGAGCCAGCTGGGCACCTTCCTCACCCGCACCGGGCTCGTGGCCTCCGTGCACACCTTCGCGCAGTCCGAGATCGCAACGCCGTTCCTCGTTTACCTGGGCGGGCTATTGGGCGCGTCCTCCGGGCTTGCCGCGTGGCGGTGGGACCGGCTCCGGGACCGGGCGGTGACGCTCTCCCTGGCCTCCCGGGAAGGGGCGTTCCTGTTCAACAACGTGCTGTTTTTGGGCTTCGCCTTCGCCGTCCTCCTGGGCACCCTCTTCCCCGTGCTCAGCGAAGCCGTTCAGGGCGTGCAGGTGTTCGTGGGACCGCCGTACTTCCGGCAGGTGAGCGGGCCCGTGGGGATCGCCTTGCTGACCCTCATGGGGATCGCCACCCTCCTGCCGTGGCGACGGGGAACCCGAAAGACCCTCCTGCGGTTCCGGTTCCCCCTCGCGGCCCTGCTCGCGGCGGGGATCTCGGCCGGGGTGCTGCTGCGGCGGCCTGGGGTGGTGGCGGCCCTGGCGGCGGTGGCGTTCACGGCCGCGGCCACCCTGCAGGAGTACCACCGGGGAGCCTCGGCGCGTACGGCCAGGGGAGAACCCTACCTGGCGGCTCTGTGGCGGCTGTTCCAGGGTCGACGGTACGGCGGGTATCTCGTGCACCTCGCGGTGCTGGTGATGGCGGTGGGGATCGTTGGAAGCCACGCGTACGTCCGGGAGCGGGAGGCCACGGTGAGACCCGGGGAGGAATTCCGCATCGGGCGGTACGAGATCACCTATCGGGGACTCGGGACAGAGGAAGCCCCGGGTGTGCAGCGCACCTGGGCGGAACTGGAGGTCCGGGAGGGCAAGAGGACCGCGGTGCTGCGGCCCCTCCGGCTCTACCACCCCCGGTGGGACCAGTCCACCAGCCGCCCCGCCATCCGCTCCACCTTCCGGGAGGACCTGTACGTGGTGCTGGAAGCCTTCGAGTCCACGGGGCGCGTCACCCTCCGGGCCTGGGTGAACCCCATGGTGCGGTGGATCTGGGCGGGGGGGGTGCTGTTCCTGATCGGAACCCTGATCACCGCGAGGCCGGGGATCCGGCGGAACGGGGGGTGA
- a CDS encoding heme o synthase has product MTKVQRLCLSALGVAGLVAVLGAILLEVPRSCAGWPLCGGRVLPPAGGLELVDWIHRFLAAFLAVAVLLLWWSSRSEGGALRFLSLGSLLVVLVEVAVGARIARGEDAWFWSVVHRLLGLGSVYLLGLTCVVAFTGLQAASDRRTDLLTAGMGLVTLGVVTAGDGRMAGALAILLGGVLRFWGVRSEVRLVATGIAALGAVQLGLGVLGMGGPHAAVVDAVAGVGMVGALGVAAGLTRAGSPAVPHRGRTGGFRAYWELAKPRIVVLLLVTTACAMFVAVGRDLPWGVLVATVVGGALSAAGANALNQVLDRDVDAVMDRTRHRPLVTGRVEAAHALAFGVLLGLVSFGLLAVFANLLAATLAALGYLFYVLVYSVWLKRSTDQNIVIGGAAGAIPPLVGWAAVTDRVDLLGLGMFLVVFLWTPPHFWALALVRREDYARAGIPMLPVVRGEARARREILGYTAALVATTLGMAGLGQVGLLYLASAAVLGALLLRGAWRLCREPSPEAAWSLFRFSNVYLALLFAALVADRLLRTASV; this is encoded by the coding sequence GTGACGAAGGTACAGCGGCTTTGCCTGAGCGCCCTGGGTGTGGCGGGCTTGGTGGCGGTTCTCGGTGCGATCCTCCTGGAAGTGCCGCGGTCCTGCGCGGGCTGGCCGCTCTGCGGAGGGCGGGTGCTGCCGCCCGCGGGCGGTCTTGAACTGGTGGACTGGATCCACCGGTTCCTGGCCGCGTTCCTCGCGGTCGCCGTACTGCTCCTGTGGTGGTCCTCGCGGAGCGAGGGAGGGGCGCTGCGCTTTCTCTCGCTTGGGAGTTTGCTCGTGGTGCTGGTGGAGGTGGCCGTCGGGGCGCGGATTGCAAGGGGCGAGGACGCTTGGTTCTGGTCCGTGGTGCACCGGCTGCTCGGCCTCGGCTCGGTGTACCTGCTCGGCCTTACCTGTGTGGTCGCGTTCACGGGGCTGCAGGCCGCATCAGACCGGAGGACGGATCTCCTCACGGCCGGAATGGGGCTTGTGACCCTGGGGGTCGTCACCGCCGGAGACGGGCGGATGGCGGGGGCGCTCGCGATCCTCCTCGGGGGAGTGCTGCGGTTTTGGGGTGTCCGCTCGGAGGTGAGGCTCGTGGCGACGGGGATCGCCGCGCTGGGGGCGGTGCAGCTGGGGCTTGGGGTCTTGGGGATGGGAGGCCCACACGCGGCGGTGGTGGATGCGGTGGCCGGGGTGGGGATGGTGGGAGCGCTCGGGGTGGCCGCGGGACTGACCAGAGCGGGTTCGCCGGCGGTTCCGCACCGGGGACGGACCGGCGGGTTCCGGGCATACTGGGAGCTCGCAAAGCCCCGGATCGTGGTGCTTCTGCTGGTGACCACGGCCTGCGCCATGTTCGTGGCCGTGGGGAGGGATCTCCCGTGGGGGGTGCTGGTGGCTACGGTGGTGGGAGGCGCTCTCAGCGCCGCGGGGGCGAACGCCCTCAACCAGGTCCTGGATCGGGACGTGGACGCGGTGATGGACCGGACGAGGCACCGTCCGCTCGTGACCGGGCGGGTGGAGGCTGCCCACGCGCTGGCGTTCGGCGTGTTGCTGGGGCTTGTGTCCTTTGGGCTGCTGGCGGTCTTCGCAAACCTCCTGGCGGCCACCCTGGCCGCCCTCGGCTATCTCTTTTACGTGCTGGTGTACTCCGTCTGGCTGAAGCGCAGCACGGACCAGAACATCGTGATCGGAGGTGCCGCGGGAGCCATTCCGCCCCTCGTGGGGTGGGCCGCGGTGACGGATCGGGTGGATCTCCTGGGCTTGGGGATGTTCCTGGTGGTGTTCCTGTGGACGCCGCCGCATTTCTGGGCCCTGGCCCTGGTGCGGCGGGAGGACTATGCCCGGGCGGGGATCCCCATGCTCCCCGTGGTCCGGGGAGAGGCGCGGGCCCGGCGGGAGATCCTCGGGTACACCGCGGCGCTCGTGGCCACGACCCTGGGGATGGCAGGCCTGGGCCAGGTGGGGCTCCTCTACCTCGCGTCCGCGGCGGTGCTGGGGGCGCTGCTGCTGCGGGGCGCCTGGCGGCTCTGCCGGGAGCCGAGCCCCGAGGCCGCCTGGTCCCTGTTCCGGTTCAGCAACGTCTACCTCGCCCTGCTGTTTGCGGCGCTCGTGGCCGACCGACTCCTCCGCACGGCATCCGTGTGA
- a CDS encoding cytochrome c-type biogenesis protein CcmH, whose protein sequence is MRGFWIAAVLVLILTGVASAEGLDDRVREVASRLMCPVCAGRTVAESTSELAAQMRAIIREKLQRGEHPEEILAYFVERYGEGILAEPPRRGLGSLVWLAPVLTILGGAAYVVVRFGRTGQKAPSEAEDPDGEDSA, encoded by the coding sequence ATGCGCGGGTTCTGGATCGCCGCGGTGCTCGTGCTGATCCTCACGGGAGTCGCCTCCGCGGAGGGTCTGGATGACCGGGTGCGGGAGGTGGCGAGCCGCCTGATGTGCCCCGTGTGTGCGGGCCGCACGGTGGCGGAGTCCACCTCGGAACTGGCGGCCCAGATGCGGGCCATCATCCGGGAGAAGCTGCAGCGAGGAGAGCACCCGGAAGAGATCCTCGCGTACTTCGTGGAGCGGTACGGGGAAGGGATCCTCGCGGAACCTCCCCGCCGCGGCCTGGGATCCCTCGTCTGGCTCGCCCCCGTCCTGACCATCCTGGGCGGGGCCGCGTACGTGGTGGTGCGGTTCGGAAGGACGGGGCAGAAGGCGCCTTCCGAGGCAGAGGATCCCGACGGGGAGGACAGTGCGTAG
- the chrA gene encoding chromate efflux transporter — MGKPQPPGDLGALVALFLRLGATAFGGPAVHIALMREEVVRRRRWLTDQEFLDLLGATNLIPGPNSTEMAIHIGYVRAGYWGLLAAGASFILPAFLLVLALAWAYVRWGSLPEVGMAFYGAKPVMVAIVAHALWGLGRTAFKDRPVALIALLGLVLNLLGVHELVLLLAGGIGTMLVRRVGAGGTALALLPGVAALPAAAPTSFSLGTLFWVFLKIGAVLFGSGYVLLAFLRADLVERLRWMTLAQLLDAVAVGQITPGPVFTTATFIGYLLGGLAGAVVATVGIFLPAFGFVAATHPFVPRLRRSAWAAAFLDGVNAVSWALMAAVTWYLARASLVDLPTALLALVSGLALFRTNLNPAVLLVMGAVAGILIRSL; from the coding sequence ATGGGTAAGCCCCAACCCCCCGGCGACCTCGGCGCACTGGTCGCCCTTTTTCTGCGCCTGGGGGCCACCGCCTTCGGCGGACCCGCGGTGCACATCGCCCTGATGCGGGAGGAGGTGGTGCGCCGACGCAGGTGGCTCACGGACCAGGAATTCCTCGATCTCCTGGGCGCCACCAACCTCATCCCAGGTCCCAACTCCACGGAGATGGCCATCCACATCGGGTATGTCCGGGCAGGGTACTGGGGACTCCTCGCGGCAGGCGCGAGCTTCATCTTGCCCGCTTTCCTCCTCGTGCTCGCCCTCGCCTGGGCCTACGTGCGATGGGGGTCCCTGCCGGAAGTGGGCATGGCCTTCTACGGCGCCAAGCCGGTGATGGTGGCCATCGTAGCCCACGCCTTGTGGGGCCTGGGCCGGACCGCCTTCAAGGACCGCCCAGTAGCCCTCATCGCCCTTTTGGGTCTGGTCCTGAACTTGCTGGGCGTGCACGAACTCGTGTTGCTGCTCGCGGGAGGGATCGGCACCATGCTCGTGCGGCGCGTGGGGGCCGGCGGTACAGCGCTCGCGCTCCTGCCCGGGGTCGCGGCCTTGCCGGCCGCGGCCCCGACCTCTTTCAGCCTGGGGACCCTGTTCTGGGTCTTCCTCAAAATCGGAGCCGTACTGTTCGGAAGCGGGTACGTGCTCCTGGCGTTCCTGCGGGCAGACCTCGTGGAGCGGCTGCGATGGATGACCCTGGCGCAGCTCCTGGACGCGGTGGCCGTGGGCCAGATCACGCCCGGGCCCGTGTTCACCACCGCCACCTTCATCGGGTATCTCCTGGGCGGGCTGGCGGGGGCCGTGGTGGCCACCGTGGGGATCTTCCTCCCCGCCTTCGGGTTCGTGGCCGCCACCCATCCCTTCGTCCCGCGGCTCCGGCGCTCCGCGTGGGCCGCGGCCTTCCTGGACGGGGTGAACGCGGTCTCCTGGGCCCTCATGGCCGCGGTGACCTGGTACCTGGCCCGCGCCTCCCTCGTGGATCTCCCCACCGCCCTCCTCGCCCTCGTCTCCGGCCTCGCCCTGTTCCGCACGAACCTCAACCCCGCGGTGCTGCTCGTGATGGGGGCCGTGGCGGGGATTCTGATCCGAAGCCTGTGA
- a CDS encoding MarR family winged helix-turn-helix transcriptional regulator, with protein MTRRPASDPFAGEEAQVAQKVVQGLMKIALALRHRAWQHAYPYALTPTQAQILTHLLSRDPRAVPVSEVAQALAVTLPTASDAVEALVRKGFLRKRPSPQDRRARELSLTPAGRRLARRVRLWPDSLLEALEALPPEEQSVLLRALMGMIRVLQERGEIPLSRMCLSCVYFRPNVHPDPVRPHHCAFVDAPFGDLHLRLDCPDHVAADVGPASPG; from the coding sequence TTGACGCGACGTCCGGCATCGGACCCCTTTGCGGGGGAGGAGGCGCAGGTGGCCCAGAAGGTGGTGCAGGGGCTTATGAAGATCGCCCTCGCGCTCCGCCACCGGGCCTGGCAGCACGCCTATCCCTACGCCCTCACCCCCACACAGGCCCAGATCCTTACCCATCTCCTGAGCCGGGATCCGCGGGCCGTCCCGGTCTCGGAGGTCGCGCAGGCCCTGGCGGTGACGCTCCCTACGGCCAGCGACGCGGTGGAGGCGCTGGTCCGCAAGGGATTTCTGCGCAAGCGCCCAAGCCCTCAGGATCGCCGGGCCCGCGAGCTCTCCCTCACACCCGCCGGGAGACGGCTCGCCCGCCGTGTGCGCCTTTGGCCGGATTCCCTCCTGGAGGCCCTGGAGGCCCTACCGCCCGAGGAGCAGTCGGTGCTCCTGCGGGCTCTGATGGGGATGATCCGGGTCCTGCAGGAACGGGGGGAGATCCCCCTCTCCCGCATGTGCCTCAGCTGCGTCTACTTCCGGCCCAACGTCCATCCGGACCCCGTCCGCCCCCACCACTGCGCCTTCGTGGATGCCCCCTTCGGGGACCTGCACCTCCGCCTGGACTGCCCCGATCACGTGGCCGCGGACGTCGGACCCGCCTCCCCCGGATAA
- a CDS encoding ribonucleotide-diphosphate reductase subunit beta produces the protein MRPLLGGDPLEPIQLFPLRYPWAYAHAQQGKRNTWFPEEVPLADDVRDWELRLGEEERRAVEVLLGFFNPMESLVTHNLVLSLYRYVTAPEVRLYLARQIWEEANHTMAFEYVLKTLPVDRERVFRLHRDEPAVRAKEAFLTELARPMLEPLDVERVEDRRRFLRNLVGYYVILEGVFFYGGFLFAYTFRRRNLLRGLATIVDWTLKDESLHLSFGIHLITELLAQDPELLTPELGRELKQLILRAVDLERAYNQTLLPQPLIGVSAEVLNAYVEYVTDRRLLELGLGAHFHTPNPAPWMATEVDIPEIVNFFEAQNTHYEVAADRNR, from the coding sequence ATGCGGCCGCTCCTGGGAGGCGATCCCCTCGAACCCATCCAGCTCTTTCCCCTCCGCTACCCTTGGGCCTATGCCCACGCCCAGCAGGGCAAGCGCAACACCTGGTTCCCGGAGGAGGTCCCCCTCGCGGACGACGTCCGGGACTGGGAACTGCGCCTGGGGGAGGAGGAGAGACGGGCCGTGGAGGTGCTGCTGGGGTTCTTCAACCCCATGGAGTCCCTCGTGACCCACAACCTAGTGCTCTCCCTCTATCGGTACGTGACCGCGCCGGAAGTACGGCTGTACCTCGCCCGCCAGATCTGGGAGGAGGCCAATCACACCATGGCCTTCGAGTACGTGCTGAAGACCTTGCCCGTGGACCGGGAGCGGGTGTTCCGGCTGCACCGGGACGAACCCGCGGTCCGGGCCAAGGAGGCATTCCTCACCGAGCTCGCCCGGCCGATGCTGGAACCGCTGGACGTGGAGAGGGTGGAGGACCGGCGGCGGTTCCTGCGCAACCTGGTGGGCTACTACGTGATCCTCGAAGGCGTGTTCTTCTACGGCGGGTTCCTGTTCGCCTACACCTTCCGTCGCCGCAACCTCCTGCGGGGGCTCGCGACCATCGTGGACTGGACCTTAAAGGACGAGAGCCTGCATCTGAGCTTCGGCATCCACCTCATCACCGAACTCCTCGCCCAGGACCCGGAGCTGCTGACCCCGGAATTGGGTCGGGAACTCAAACAGCTGATCCTGCGGGCCGTGGACCTAGAGCGGGCGTACAACCAGACCCTGCTCCCGCAGCCCCTCATCGGGGTGAGTGCGGAGGTCCTCAACGCCTACGTGGAGTACGTCACGGACCGAAGGCTCCTAGAACTCGGTCTCGGCGCCCACTTCCACACGCCCAACCCCGCCCCCTGGATGGCCACGGAGGTGGACATCCCCGAGATCGTGAACTTCTTCGAGGCCCAGAACACCCACTACGAGGTGGCCGCGGATCGCAACCGGTAG
- a CDS encoding ribonucleoside-diphosphate reductase subunit alpha, with translation MRPVVLPELERISRGLPRAEVLVGRLRQDPILRDAPAGEEESAALAAAQARIHEDPIYERLSCRLLLRRLYREVLGTPEPDLRTYRAGFVAYVRRGIEVGALDPRLRRLDLHRLASALRPERDELLPLIGLHTLADRYLVRDPETRAILELPQYLFLRVAMGLALAEEDPHRWAVAFYEATSQLDYLPSTPTLFNAGTPHPQLSSCYVSDVLDQMDHILQSCVEFGQIAKYAGGIGTSITKLRAVGSPVRGINGTSSGIIPFVHLFDALIKAVSQGGRRRGTLAVYLEPWHLEIRAFLDLKRNAGDPYLRAPSLNTALWIPDEFLERVERDEPWYLFDPLYTPELAELWGEAFREAYRRRIEDARGGRLPARAFRVESARGLFREILATLQETAHPWIAFKDSSNARSMLPGVVHSANLCTEVHLPTSPEAMAVCNLASINLARHLTRDGVDEDKLARTVRLALRGLDNVIDLNFYPTERARTGNLRTRPVGLGLMGLAEAFARLGMQYGDEAACAFTDRVVELVSYCAILTSCELAQKRGPFPSFAESRWARGQVPLDTLEELVRLRGAVQVDRSARLDWASLRARVRRGIRNGTVMAIAPTATISLIAGTTPGIDPYYANVFARSTLSGKFLEFNRVLVDQLQALGLWEQVRERILEGRGDIEEIQEIPHRLRVLHRTAYRIPPEAYIRVAAVAQKWVDQGISRNLYLQDRSLEAMERIYLAAWRAGLKSTYYLFMAPRMYAEPSTIPVNKARKQLRWNLEMPQEGTACDVQCESCAS, from the coding sequence ATGCGCCCCGTGGTGTTGCCTGAGCTCGAGCGGATCAGCCGCGGCCTCCCCCGGGCGGAGGTCCTCGTCGGACGCCTCCGGCAGGATCCCATCCTCCGGGACGCCCCCGCGGGGGAGGAAGAGAGCGCGGCCCTGGCGGCCGCGCAGGCCCGGATCCACGAGGACCCGATCTACGAGCGGCTCAGCTGCCGCCTCCTGCTCCGGCGCCTGTACCGGGAGGTGTTGGGGACCCCTGAACCGGACCTCCGGACCTACCGGGCCGGTTTTGTGGCGTACGTGCGGCGGGGCATCGAGGTGGGGGCCCTGGATCCGCGCCTGCGGCGGTTGGATCTCCACCGCCTCGCCTCGGCCCTGCGCCCGGAGCGGGACGAGCTCCTCCCCCTCATCGGGCTCCACACCCTGGCGGATCGGTACCTGGTTCGGGATCCGGAGACGCGTGCGATCCTGGAGCTCCCGCAATACCTGTTCCTGCGGGTTGCCATGGGCCTTGCCCTCGCGGAGGAAGACCCGCACCGCTGGGCCGTGGCCTTCTACGAGGCCACAAGCCAGCTCGACTACCTCCCGAGCACGCCGACCCTCTTCAACGCGGGCACCCCGCACCCCCAGCTCAGCAGCTGCTACGTCTCCGACGTCCTCGACCAGATGGACCACATCCTGCAGTCGTGCGTGGAGTTCGGGCAGATCGCGAAGTACGCGGGCGGGATCGGCACGTCCATCACGAAGCTGCGGGCGGTGGGGTCTCCGGTTCGGGGGATCAACGGCACGAGCTCCGGGATCATCCCCTTCGTGCATCTGTTCGACGCCCTCATCAAGGCCGTCAGCCAGGGCGGCCGCCGCCGGGGAACCCTCGCGGTGTACCTGGAGCCCTGGCACCTGGAGATCCGGGCCTTCCTGGACCTCAAGCGCAACGCCGGAGACCCATACCTCCGGGCCCCGAGCCTCAACACCGCCCTGTGGATCCCCGACGAGTTCCTGGAGCGGGTGGAACGGGACGAGCCCTGGTACCTCTTCGATCCCCTCTACACCCCGGAGCTCGCGGAGCTGTGGGGTGAGGCCTTCCGGGAGGCCTACCGCCGCCGGATCGAGGACGCCCGGGGCGGCCGCCTCCCCGCTCGGGCCTTCCGGGTGGAGAGTGCCAGAGGCCTTTTCCGGGAGATCCTGGCGACCCTGCAGGAGACCGCCCATCCCTGGATCGCCTTCAAGGACAGCAGCAACGCCCGCAGCATGCTCCCCGGTGTCGTCCACAGCGCCAACCTCTGCACCGAAGTCCACCTCCCCACCTCTCCGGAGGCGATGGCGGTGTGCAACCTCGCCAGCATCAACCTCGCCCGCCACCTCACCCGCGACGGGGTGGACGAGGACAAGCTCGCGCGCACGGTGCGGCTTGCCCTGCGGGGCCTGGACAACGTCATCGACCTGAACTTCTACCCCACCGAGCGGGCCCGCACCGGGAACCTCCGGACGCGGCCCGTGGGACTCGGGCTCATGGGGCTCGCGGAGGCCTTCGCGCGCCTGGGCATGCAGTACGGGGATGAGGCGGCGTGTGCGTTTACGGACCGGGTGGTGGAGCTCGTGAGCTACTGCGCCATCCTCACGAGCTGCGAGCTCGCGCAGAAGCGCGGCCCGTTCCCCTCGTTCGCGGAAAGCCGCTGGGCCCGGGGGCAGGTGCCGCTCGACACCCTGGAGGAACTCGTGCGGCTGCGGGGAGCGGTGCAGGTGGACCGGTCCGCGCGGCTGGATTGGGCGTCGTTGCGGGCACGGGTCCGGCGCGGGATCCGGAACGGCACCGTGATGGCCATCGCGCCCACCGCGACCATCAGCCTGATCGCGGGCACCACGCCCGGCATCGACCCCTACTATGCCAACGTCTTCGCCCGCTCCACCCTCTCGGGCAAGTTCCTGGAGTTCAACCGGGTGCTGGTGGATCAGCTCCAGGCGCTTGGGCTGTGGGAGCAGGTGCGGGAGCGGATTCTGGAGGGGCGGGGCGACATCGAGGAGATCCAGGAGATCCCCCATCGGCTCCGGGTGCTGCACCGCACCGCCTACCGGATCCCGCCCGAGGCCTACATCCGGGTCGCGGCCGTGGCCCAGAAATGGGTAGACCAGGGCATCTCGCGCAACCTGTACCTCCAGGATCGGTCCCTGGAGGCCATGGAGCGGATCTACCTGGCGGCGTGGCGGGCGGGGCTCAAGAGCACGTACTACCTGTTCATGGCTCCCCGAATGTACGCGGAACCCAGCACGATCCCCGTGAACAAAGCCCGCAAGCAACTGCGCTGGAACCTGGAGATGCCGCAGGAAGGGACGGCCTGTGACGTCCAGTGCGAATCCTGTGCTTCGTGA